A window of Sporocytophaga myxococcoides contains these coding sequences:
- a CDS encoding sensor histidine kinase, giving the protein MLEFLKKIFEGDFIPHGHCYFWKPEILWSHVIADSLISLAYFSIPFSLYYIFRLRRDFLYGRLMLLFAVFIFGCGATHLVSVVTIWNPVYRLDAFLKIITAFASIATAIILIKKTPQILQIPSANDWRRLNSELKNSNEKLKESNEELLRADEVLRKINSELEERVKYRTEELEASILQFKFMTDSISQLVFTVNEKGEFDYFNLNWYEYSGLDSKQSFQKGVFEITHPEDLEELSSFWRRALQEGTVFRYTGRLKDKASEEYRWHLIEANPLKDSFGKVVKWFGTCTDVNAEKIYRKELERTNNELKRINTDLDNFVYTASHDLKAPISNLEGLVNSLSLELQNSKYPQEFDLYLNMMKNSILRFKTTISELSDISKIQKDTEEDVDLVDIRELLDEILLVHHDTIITARTQININLKTTQISFSRKNLRSLFTNLITNAIKYRSPMRRPEITITSEIINDILILTVSDNGLGIETKQIDKVFGMFKRVHTHVDGTGVGLYIVKRIVENAGGKITLNSTVNIGTTFSIQLPLGREITL; this is encoded by the coding sequence ATGCTTGAGTTTCTGAAGAAAATATTTGAAGGGGATTTTATTCCCCACGGGCACTGCTATTTTTGGAAGCCCGAAATCCTTTGGTCTCATGTTATAGCAGATTCTTTAATTTCTTTGGCTTATTTCTCAATTCCATTCAGCCTATATTATATATTTAGATTAAGAAGAGATTTTTTATATGGAAGATTAATGCTTTTGTTTGCTGTATTTATTTTTGGTTGTGGTGCAACTCATTTAGTATCTGTCGTTACAATCTGGAATCCTGTTTATAGACTGGATGCTTTTCTTAAAATTATTACAGCTTTTGCCTCTATTGCTACTGCTATAATTTTGATAAAAAAAACACCCCAGATTCTTCAAATACCTTCTGCTAATGATTGGAGAAGGTTAAATTCAGAACTGAAGAATTCCAATGAAAAGTTAAAGGAGAGTAATGAAGAACTATTAAGGGCGGACGAAGTTCTGAGAAAAATCAATTCGGAATTGGAAGAAAGAGTGAAGTATAGAACTGAAGAACTTGAGGCAAGCATACTTCAGTTTAAATTCATGACTGATTCAATTTCTCAATTGGTCTTTACTGTAAATGAAAAAGGAGAGTTTGATTATTTTAATCTAAATTGGTATGAATATAGTGGACTTGATTCTAAGCAATCTTTTCAGAAAGGGGTGTTTGAAATTACTCATCCGGAGGACCTTGAAGAACTATCATCTTTCTGGAGACGGGCTTTACAAGAAGGGACAGTTTTCAGATATACTGGAAGGCTAAAAGATAAAGCTTCAGAGGAATACCGTTGGCATTTGATAGAAGCCAATCCTTTAAAAGATTCATTTGGAAAAGTTGTGAAATGGTTTGGAACCTGCACAGATGTAAATGCTGAAAAAATATATAGAAAAGAACTTGAACGGACTAATAATGAGCTGAAAAGAATCAATACCGATCTGGATAATTTTGTTTATACAGCATCGCATGATTTAAAAGCACCTATTTCTAATTTGGAAGGTCTAGTCAACTCATTGTCTCTGGAACTGCAAAACAGTAAATATCCTCAGGAGTTTGATTTATATCTCAACATGATGAAAAACTCCATCCTGCGATTTAAAACTACAATAAGTGAACTTTCAGATATAAGTAAAATTCAAAAGGACACAGAGGAAGATGTGGACCTGGTTGATATAAGGGAGCTATTGGATGAAATACTTCTTGTACATCATGATACTATTATAACAGCCAGAACGCAGATAAACATAAATTTAAAAACCACACAAATAAGTTTTTCACGAAAGAATCTAAGAAGTTTATTTACAAATCTGATCACCAATGCCATTAAATACAGATCTCCGATGAGAAGGCCGGAGATTACTATCACCAGTGAAATAATTAATGATATCTTGATCTTAACTGTTTCTGATAATGGACTTGGAATAGAAACCAAACAAATTGATAAGGTATTTGGAATGTTTAAAAGAGTTCATACTCATGTTGATGGTACAGGAGTGGGGCTTTATATTGTTAAGCGAATTGTAGAAAATGCCGGTGGTAAAATTACCCTTAACAGCACAGTAAATATTGGAACTACTTTTTCTATTCAATTACCCTTAGGAAGGGAAATTACCTTATAA
- a CDS encoding gliding motility-associated C-terminal domain-containing protein, with amino-acid sequence MKKIIFILFLYLFHLSSGLKAQTDKEFWFAAPKVSSKHGNSPVYLRFSSFENSANIEVSVPANKAFKPIKFSLSAFSSRSIDLSSYLGMLECTPDQIVLNKGLHITSTEIISAYYEIMGSNNGNVVNSDIFTLKGNFGLGTHFITPFQTYWDNEASVDGWSSIDIVATEDNTRITVTLTNDASGHKADSPFTITLNRGQCYSIKAASRLGAMHMSGSEIISDKPIAVTLKDDSIEEGISYDLAGDQIVSVDKTGKEYVIVKGSGEYSSDRAYITATDDNTNIYISDSLFATLNKRETLEFKMTDSASFIKSDKPVYVFHISGFGQELAGALLPSLQCSGSKRIVFTRTNDERFVLNLVTRKGNENSFILNGKDWIKGSDFKPVKGTDSTWLYYSGDVDITIVPPDLPAYIENLKGDFHLATLNGTETGTGFRYGYFSDYGFLELGGNKEICPGTSVSLDGGYGNSQFNWTFNNNPFSDQQRIVIADSGTYKVEVTKGLDCKMKDSVIINFFPEITSLILPEDTSYCLNTNISVSTLNSFNSYSWQDKSTINTFKVPSPGIYWVEVSNEFGCKKTDSIAISGLAIPEVKILQPIDELNFCKDTIITLSANKNFATYLWNTGDTISTTITPHNGEDKYWLQVTGHNGCRNTDTLIVDCSPFIQDPPNLITPNGDDTNEYFKIGDLKKGKWDLEIYNRWGSRVYYKDGYFNEFNGENLEDGIYYYFLRHVENKRMIKGWLEIIR; translated from the coding sequence GTGAAAAAGATCATTTTCATTTTATTTCTTTATTTATTTCATTTATCATCAGGATTAAAAGCTCAGACTGACAAAGAATTTTGGTTTGCAGCACCTAAGGTTTCTTCAAAACACGGTAACAGTCCTGTTTATCTTAGATTTTCTTCATTTGAAAATTCTGCGAACATAGAAGTTTCTGTTCCTGCCAATAAAGCATTCAAACCAATTAAATTTTCTTTAAGCGCATTTTCTTCAAGGTCTATAGATCTTTCATCTTATCTTGGAATGCTGGAATGTACACCTGATCAAATTGTATTAAACAAAGGACTGCATATTACCTCAACTGAAATTATTTCAGCATATTATGAAATAATGGGAAGTAATAATGGCAATGTTGTGAATTCCGACATTTTCACACTTAAGGGTAATTTTGGCCTAGGGACACATTTTATAACACCATTTCAGACATATTGGGATAATGAAGCCAGCGTTGATGGATGGTCGTCCATTGATATTGTAGCTACTGAAGATAATACCAGGATAACAGTAACACTAACAAATGATGCATCTGGCCATAAAGCAGATAGTCCATTCACTATTACACTTAACAGAGGGCAGTGTTATTCTATAAAAGCTGCTTCACGTTTAGGAGCCATGCATATGTCTGGATCAGAAATTATCTCAGACAAACCAATAGCTGTTACATTAAAAGATGATTCAATTGAAGAAGGAATCTCTTATGATCTTGCCGGTGATCAGATCGTTTCAGTGGATAAAACGGGAAAAGAATATGTAATTGTCAAAGGTAGCGGAGAATATTCTAGTGACAGAGCCTACATTACTGCGACAGATGATAATACCAACATATATATATCAGATAGTCTTTTTGCTACACTCAACAAAAGAGAGACCTTAGAATTTAAAATGACTGATTCTGCATCCTTTATAAAATCAGATAAGCCGGTTTATGTATTTCATATATCTGGATTTGGACAGGAACTTGCAGGAGCTTTACTTCCATCATTACAGTGTTCAGGATCTAAACGAATTGTATTTACAAGGACGAATGATGAAAGGTTTGTATTGAATTTGGTTACCAGAAAAGGAAATGAAAACTCATTTATTTTAAATGGTAAAGACTGGATTAAAGGAAGTGATTTTAAACCAGTCAAGGGAACAGACAGCACATGGCTATATTATTCAGGAGATGTGGACATCACTATTGTCCCTCCTGATCTTCCGGCATACATAGAAAATCTGAAAGGTGATTTTCATCTCGCAACATTAAATGGAACAGAAACAGGAACAGGATTTCGTTACGGATATTTTTCCGATTATGGCTTTCTGGAACTTGGAGGGAATAAAGAAATTTGTCCCGGGACTTCGGTTTCACTCGATGGAGGATATGGGAACAGCCAGTTTAACTGGACATTTAATAATAATCCCTTCAGCGATCAACAAAGAATAGTAATTGCTGATTCAGGAACGTACAAAGTAGAAGTAACCAAAGGATTGGATTGTAAAATGAAGGATTCTGTGATTATTAATTTCTTTCCCGAAATAACGTCATTAATTTTACCGGAAGATACTTCTTATTGCCTTAATACTAATATATCTGTCTCTACCCTAAACTCATTCAATTCTTATTCCTGGCAGGATAAAAGTACTATTAATACATTCAAAGTGCCAAGTCCAGGCATTTATTGGGTTGAAGTAAGTAATGAATTTGGATGTAAAAAAACTGACTCAATAGCTATTTCAGGCCTTGCAATCCCAGAGGTAAAAATTCTGCAACCTATTGATGAGTTGAACTTTTGCAAAGATACCATCATTACATTATCTGCAAATAAAAATTTTGCAACCTATTTATGGAATACAGGAGATACAATATCTACAACTATCACTCCTCACAATGGAGAGGATAAATACTGGTTGCAAGTAACGGGACATAATGGTTGCCGCAATACTGATACACTAATAGTAGATTGCTCGCCATTTATTCAAGATCCACCAAACCTTATCACGCCTAATGGAGATGACACAAATGAATATTTCAAGATAGGTGACCTGAAAAAAGGAAAATGGGATCTGGAAATATATAACAGGTGGGGAAGCAGAGTGTATTACAAAGATGGCTATTTCAATGAATTTAATGGAGAAAATCTTGAAGACGGTATCTATTATTATTTTTTAAGGCACGTTGAAAATAAACGCATGATTAAAGGATGGCTGGAAATTATAAGGTAA